In one window of Blattabacterium sp. (Cryptocercus punctulatus) str. Cpu DNA:
- the ffh gene encoding signal recognition particle protein: MFEYLQKKLDKALHIFKGNSRINEINIAETLKDIRKALIDADVNYKIAKIFVQKVKEKSIGKKVLSSLNPKQLIIKIIYDELVSLMGKKNIEINISNNPTIILICGLQGSGKTSFSSKLSFFLKKKKKNPLLVAADIHRPAAIDQLKIIAEKNNLPVFFLKKSKNIIEIFDKSLIYASEKKCNVIIIDTAGRLAIDKIMMDEIQKIYQYSKPDETLFVVDSMTGQDAINTVQSFSKFLNIDGIVMTKLDGDSRGGAAITMSSVIGKPIKFISNGEKIENLEIFYPERIANRILGMGDIVSLVEKIQEQFDEEKTKKIYKKISKNRFDFEDLLEHIQQVKKIGSIKNIVSMIPGMEKIIDNKNKKKYSFKEIESIILSMTPYERNHPKILTDIKRKKRISNGSGISLKNIDLLLKQFSNISKIMKTIKDNSGKDIIKNFLSKIINK; this comes from the coding sequence ATGTTTGAATATTTACAAAAAAAATTAGATAAAGCTCTTCATATTTTCAAAGGAAATAGTAGAATAAACGAAATCAATATAGCAGAAACACTAAAAGATATTCGTAAAGCTCTTATTGATGCAGATGTTAATTATAAGATAGCTAAAATATTTGTTCAAAAAGTTAAAGAAAAATCTATTGGTAAAAAAGTACTCTCTTCTTTAAATCCAAAACAATTAATTATAAAAATAATATATGATGAATTAGTTTCCTTAATGGGTAAAAAAAATATAGAAATAAATATTTCTAATAATCCTACTATTATATTAATTTGTGGATTACAAGGTAGTGGAAAAACTTCTTTTTCTTCTAAACTTTCTTTTTTTTTAAAAAAAAAAAAGAAAAACCCTTTATTAGTAGCAGCCGATATTCATCGTCCTGCAGCTATAGATCAATTAAAAATTATAGCAGAAAAAAATAATCTTCCCGTATTTTTCTTAAAAAAAAGTAAAAATATAATAGAAATTTTTGACAAGTCTCTTATTTATGCTTCTGAAAAAAAATGCAATGTCATTATTATTGATACTGCAGGGAGATTAGCAATTGATAAAATTATGATGGATGAAATTCAAAAAATTTATCAATATTCTAAACCAGATGAAACTTTATTCGTTGTAGATTCAATGACTGGACAAGATGCTATAAATACTGTTCAAAGTTTTTCCAAATTTTTGAATATTGATGGAATAGTCATGACTAAATTAGACGGGGATAGTAGAGGTGGAGCAGCTATTACTATGTCTAGTGTCATTGGAAAACCTATTAAATTTATTAGTAATGGAGAAAAAATAGAAAATCTAGAAATTTTTTATCCAGAAAGAATAGCTAATAGAATTTTAGGAATGGGAGATATAGTTTCTTTGGTAGAAAAAATTCAGGAACAATTTGATGAGGAAAAAACTAAAAAAATTTATAAAAAAATATCAAAAAATCGTTTTGATTTTGAAGATTTATTAGAGCATATTCAACAAGTAAAAAAAATAGGAAGTATTAAAAATATTGTTTCCATGATTCCTGGTATGGAAAAAATTATTGATAATAAAAATAAAAAAAAATATTCTTTCAAAGAAATAGAATCTATTATTTTATCCATGACTCCTTATGAAAGGAATCATCCCAAAATACTTACTGATATAAAAAGAAAAAAAAGAATATCAAATGGATCTGGGATTTCATTAAAAAATATAGATCTTTTATTAAAACAATTTTCTAACATAAGTAAAATAATGAAAACTATTAAGGATAATTCAGGGAAAGATATTATAAAAAATTTTTTATCAAAAATTATTAATAAATAA
- the def gene encoding peptide deformylase codes for MILPIILYGNPILRKKCIDIDMNIYYQDSRINQLIKDMFETLHKVKGIGLAAPQIGKNIRLFIVKTPYLSKNGKNNYQEVFINARILKIYGEEYEFNEGCLSFPGIMEYVKRKSHILIEYYDNNWNKKKKTLKGICSRVIQHEYDHIEGKLFIDYFSSMKKKLIKKKLIIFFEKKNSLL; via the coding sequence ATGATCTTACCTATAATACTTTATGGAAATCCAATTTTAAGAAAAAAATGTATCGATATAGATATGAATATCTATTACCAAGATAGTCGAATTAATCAATTGATCAAAGATATGTTTGAAACTTTACATAAAGTAAAAGGAATAGGATTAGCAGCACCTCAAATTGGTAAAAATATCCGATTATTTATAGTAAAAACGCCTTACCTATCAAAAAATGGAAAAAATAATTATCAAGAAGTTTTTATTAACGCTAGAATATTGAAAATATATGGAGAAGAATATGAATTCAATGAAGGATGTCTAAGCTTTCCTGGAATCATGGAATATGTAAAAAGAAAATCTCATATATTAATAGAATATTACGATAATAACTGGAATAAAAAAAAAAAGACTTTAAAAGGAATTTGTTCAAGAGTTATCCAACATGAATATGATCATATTGAAGGTAAACTTTTTATAGATTATTTTTCTTCTATGAAAAAAAAATTAATAAAAAAAAAATTGATAATTTTTTTTGAGAAAAAAAACTCTCTGTTATAA
- a CDS encoding glycerol-3-phosphate dehydrogenase/oxidase: MKGFLNRDRFLRILENINIWDIIIVGGGATGLGIALDSASRGFKTLLLEQNDFSKGTSSRSTKLIHGGIRYLAQGNIKLVYEALQERGYLLKNAPHLVKKKRFIIPIFNWKMGILYWTGLKIYEWLSGSLSFGNSQFLSKNEILKMFPEIRSNNLKGGILYYDGQFDDARLAIDLAQTCVQQGGVLLNYFKVKNLIKKIENKIIGVIAYDLETKKKYSIYSKIVINATGVFSDTILKMDDSTSTILIKPSQGTHIVLKKSFFSSSDAIVIPKTSDGRILFSIPWYDHVLVGTTDTFLEKSVLEPKPLEKEIDFILQTFNQYFLYNPNKKDILSAFSGLRPLFVPPNLSYSSTKDISRSHKLMMSPSGLITIIGGKWTTYRKMAEETVNKAIEIGKLKKVSSITKNLKIFGYRTDFYSCKNYNNWGDKYGEEEIHIQKLIEENPLWGDPLIYQYPYHCTKAEVIWMVRYEMARTIEDVLARRFRLLFLNAKIAIDIAPIIASLMAKELYRDKEWEESQIASFKELAMQYYYPF; this comes from the coding sequence ATGAAAGGTTTTTTAAATAGAGATAGATTTTTAAGAATTTTAGAAAATATAAATATTTGGGATATTATTATTGTTGGAGGAGGAGCAACAGGATTAGGAATAGCATTAGATTCAGCTTCTAGAGGATTTAAAACTTTACTTTTAGAACAAAATGATTTTTCTAAAGGAACTTCTAGTCGTAGTACGAAATTGATACACGGTGGAATAAGATATTTAGCTCAAGGAAATATAAAATTAGTTTATGAAGCTTTGCAAGAGAGGGGGTATTTGTTAAAAAATGCTCCTCATTTAGTGAAAAAAAAACGATTTATTATTCCTATTTTTAATTGGAAAATGGGGATTTTGTATTGGACTGGTTTAAAAATTTATGAATGGTTATCTGGATCCTTGAGTTTTGGAAATTCTCAATTTTTATCTAAAAATGAAATACTAAAAATGTTTCCTGAAATTAGATCAAATAATTTAAAAGGAGGGATTTTATATTATGATGGACAATTTGATGATGCTCGTTTAGCTATTGATTTAGCACAAACTTGTGTTCAACAAGGTGGAGTATTATTAAATTATTTTAAAGTGAAAAATCTTATTAAAAAAATAGAAAATAAAATAATTGGAGTAATAGCTTATGATCTTGAAACTAAAAAAAAATATTCTATTTATTCAAAAATAGTGATTAATGCAACTGGAGTTTTTTCCGATACTATTTTAAAAATGGATGATTCCACATCTACTATTTTGATAAAGCCTAGTCAAGGAACGCATATTGTATTAAAAAAATCTTTTTTTAGTAGTTCAGATGCTATAGTAATTCCAAAAACTTCGGATGGAAGAATTCTATTTAGTATACCATGGTATGATCATGTTTTAGTAGGAACTACAGATACATTTTTGGAAAAAAGTGTTCTTGAACCCAAACCTTTAGAAAAAGAAATAGATTTTATTTTACAAACTTTTAATCAATATTTTTTATATAATCCGAATAAAAAAGACATTTTAAGTGCTTTTTCTGGATTACGTCCTCTTTTCGTACCTCCTAATTTATCTTATTCTTCTACTAAAGACATTTCTAGATCTCATAAATTAATGATGAGTCCTTCAGGTTTAATAACTATTATAGGAGGGAAATGGACTACATATAGAAAAATGGCAGAAGAAACCGTAAATAAAGCTATTGAAATTGGAAAATTAAAGAAAGTTTCTTCTATAACCAAAAATCTTAAGATTTTTGGTTATAGAACTGATTTTTATTCATGTAAAAATTATAATAATTGGGGGGATAAATATGGAGAAGAAGAAATTCATATTCAAAAATTAATTGAGGAAAATCCTTTATGGGGAGATCCATTAATTTATCAATATCCTTATCATTGTACAAAAGCAGAAGTTATATGGATGGTACGTTATGAAATGGCTAGAACAATTGAAGATGTTTTAGCAAGAAGATTTCGTTTATTATTTTTAAATGCTAAAATAGCAATAGATATAGCACCAATAATAGCATCATTAATGGCAAAAGAACTTTATCGAGATAAAGAATGGGAAGAATCTCAGATAGCTTCTTTTAAAGAATTAGCCATGCAATATTATTATCCATTTTGA
- the argS gene encoding arginine--tRNA ligase — translation MNKKFQSIEHITKQSLSILYRLEPCPSLNFQYTKKEYIGDITLILFPLSEKLKKPVEKIGKDIGNYVNSQLGDMITFSIIGGFLNFIFKDSYYLHILKQMLNKNFYNLKLPSENIIVEYSSPNANKPLHLGHIRNSLIGHSISKILKIVGHKITKIQMINDRGIHICKSMIAWKKLGKGETPNSSKMKGDHFVGKYYNLFDKIYHKEIHDYSKKNKDYNDKNIPILKQARILLKKWESGHHETINIWKKMNKWVYEGFKETYKKLGINFDKIEYESHVYKFGKNIVKNGLKKGLFFKKKDGSIWVNLEKEGFDQKLLLRSDETSVYITQDIGTAVERFKKYCIDRLIYIVGKEQDYHFQVLFSILKRLGYIWVKKLSHLSYGMVDLSSGKMKSRMGNIIDADSLILEMYSIVKKIFFKNFSNMEKEKYSEVIGLGAIKYYFLQVDPRKRILFHPEKSIDFKGKTGTYIQYTYSRIRSLERNFLNLCSLTNKDWSNIKFDLYEKKMIKILQKYPLILKKSAMYLNPSLVANYVYEVSKNFNNLYQNKRLIDPLKIIHSNIRMNIIHVTGNILKSGMSLLGIKMLDRM, via the coding sequence ATGAATAAAAAATTTCAATCCATAGAACATATAACAAAACAATCTTTATCTATTTTATATAGATTGGAACCTTGTCCAAGTTTGAATTTTCAATATACTAAGAAAGAATATATAGGAGATATTACTTTGATTTTATTTCCTTTATCTGAAAAATTAAAAAAACCTGTAGAAAAAATTGGAAAAGATATTGGAAATTATGTAAATAGTCAATTAGGAGATATGATCACTTTTTCTATTATAGGTGGTTTTTTAAATTTTATTTTTAAGGATAGTTATTATCTTCATATTCTTAAACAAATGTTGAATAAAAATTTTTATAATTTAAAATTACCATCTGAAAATATAATAGTGGAATACTCTTCTCCTAACGCAAATAAACCTCTTCATTTAGGTCATATTAGAAATAGCCTTATTGGACATTCTATATCCAAAATTCTGAAAATTGTGGGACATAAAATAACTAAAATTCAAATGATTAATGATAGAGGAATACATATATGTAAATCTATGATTGCTTGGAAAAAATTAGGTAAAGGAGAAACCCCTAATAGTTCCAAAATGAAAGGTGATCACTTTGTCGGTAAATATTATAATCTATTTGATAAAATTTATCATAAGGAAATTCACGATTATTCCAAAAAAAATAAAGATTACAATGATAAAAATATTCCTATTCTAAAACAGGCAAGAATTTTATTAAAAAAATGGGAATCTGGACATCATGAAACTATAAATATTTGGAAAAAAATGAACAAATGGGTTTATGAAGGATTTAAAGAAACTTATAAAAAGTTGGGAATCAATTTTGATAAAATAGAATATGAAAGTCATGTTTATAAATTTGGAAAAAATATTGTAAAAAATGGTCTAAAAAAAGGTCTATTTTTTAAAAAAAAAGATGGATCTATTTGGGTAAATTTGGAAAAAGAAGGATTTGATCAAAAACTTTTATTACGATCAGATGAAACTTCTGTTTATATAACCCAAGATATAGGAACTGCTGTAGAACGTTTTAAAAAATATTGTATAGATAGGTTAATTTATATTGTAGGAAAAGAACAAGATTATCATTTTCAAGTACTTTTTAGTATATTAAAACGTTTAGGATATATATGGGTAAAAAAATTATCTCATCTTTCTTATGGAATGGTAGATTTATCAAGTGGTAAAATGAAATCTAGAATGGGGAATATTATAGATGCTGATAGTTTGATATTAGAAATGTATTCCATTGTAAAAAAAATTTTTTTTAAAAATTTTTCCAATATGGAAAAAGAAAAATATTCTGAAGTAATAGGATTAGGAGCTATAAAATATTACTTTCTTCAAGTAGATCCTAGAAAAAGGATTCTTTTTCATCCAGAAAAATCTATAGATTTTAAGGGTAAAACTGGAACATATATTCAATACACTTATTCTAGAATTCGTTCATTAGAACGAAATTTTTTAAATTTATGTTCCTTAACTAATAAGGATTGGTCAAATATCAAATTTGATCTTTATGAAAAAAAAATGATTAAAATTCTTCAAAAATATCCATTAATATTAAAAAAATCAGCAATGTATTTGAATCCTTCTTTAGTAGCAAATTATGTTTATGAAGTTTCTAAAAATTTTAACAATCTCTATCAAAATAAAAGATTAATAGATCCTTTAAAGATTATTCATAGTAATATTAGAATGAATATTATTCATGTTACAGGAAATATTTTAAAATCAGGAATGAGTTTATTAGGAATCAAAATGCTTGATCGTATGTAA
- the rpmI gene encoding 50S ribosomal protein L35, with amino-acid sequence MPKLKTKSGTKKRFKKTANGYIKKKHAFKNHLLTKKSKKRKRKLSTFSLLKKSDQKNIKKQF; translated from the coding sequence ATGCCAAAATTAAAAACAAAATCCGGAACTAAAAAAAGATTTAAAAAAACCGCTAATGGATATATAAAAAAAAAACATGCATTTAAAAATCATCTTTTAACGAAAAAATCAAAAAAAAGAAAACGGAAACTTTCTACATTTTCTCTATTAAAAAAGTCTGATCAAAAGAATATAAAAAAACAATTCTAA
- the glpK gene encoding glycerol kinase GlpK translates to MFMKKYVLSLDQGTTSSRAIIFDQIGNIISVAQREFTQIYPYPGWVEHNAEEIWSTQASVALEAILKANLEGENIISIGITNQRETTVVWDKKTGEPIFNAIVWQDRRTSNYCDKIKCDGLTEMIRKKTGLIIDPYFSATKIKWILENIPGAKKRAHSGYLAFGTIDSWLIWNLTGKKIHVTDVTNASRTMLFNIHTLSWDQDLINLFDIPKTMLPEVKSSSEIFGYTTGHILSHKIPISGIAGDQQSALFGQMCTKIGMVKNTYGTGCFMLMNVGENPVFSQNNLITTIAWKIKDKVQYALEGSVFIAGAVVQWLRDGLGLLLSSSEAEILASSVEDTEGMYMVPAFSGLGAPYWDQRARGTIVGITRGTSSAHFVRAALESIAFQNMDVLKAMEADSGISIKEIRVDGGATVNKLLMQFQSDILNVKVVKSKISELTAAGAAYLAGLAVNYWNSLEEIQDNWKMDQIFEPKRMSSRLERIQGWKKAIKTTRTWSSK, encoded by the coding sequence ATGTTTATGAAAAAATATGTTCTATCGTTAGATCAAGGAACTACGAGTTCTAGAGCTATTATTTTTGATCAAATTGGAAATATTATTTCCGTAGCTCAAAGAGAGTTTACACAAATTTATCCTTATCCTGGATGGGTGGAACATAATGCAGAAGAAATCTGGTCTACACAAGCTTCAGTTGCTTTAGAAGCAATTTTAAAAGCAAATTTAGAAGGAGAAAATATTATTTCGATAGGAATCACTAATCAAAGAGAAACTACTGTAGTATGGGATAAAAAAACGGGGGAACCAATTTTTAATGCTATTGTTTGGCAAGATAGACGAACATCTAATTATTGTGATAAAATCAAGTGTGATGGATTAACTGAAATGATTAGAAAAAAAACTGGTCTTATTATAGATCCCTATTTTTCTGCTACTAAAATAAAATGGATATTAGAAAATATTCCAGGAGCTAAAAAAAGAGCTCATTCTGGATATTTAGCTTTTGGTACTATAGATTCATGGTTAATATGGAATTTAACTGGGAAAAAAATTCACGTTACGGATGTGACTAATGCATCTCGTACTATGCTTTTCAACATTCATACTCTTAGTTGGGATCAAGATTTAATAAATTTATTTGATATTCCAAAAACAATGCTTCCAGAAGTAAAATCATCTAGTGAAATTTTTGGTTATACAACTGGACATATACTTTCTCATAAGATTCCTATATCTGGAATTGCTGGAGATCAACAGTCAGCTCTTTTTGGTCAAATGTGTACAAAAATTGGAATGGTAAAAAATACTTATGGGACTGGTTGTTTTATGTTAATGAATGTAGGAGAAAATCCTGTTTTTTCTCAAAATAATTTAATAACTACTATTGCTTGGAAAATTAAAGATAAAGTTCAATATGCTTTAGAAGGTAGTGTTTTTATTGCAGGAGCCGTTGTACAATGGCTTAGGGATGGATTAGGGTTACTTTTATCTTCAAGTGAAGCAGAAATCCTTGCTTCTTCAGTAGAAGATACAGAAGGAATGTATATGGTCCCCGCTTTTTCTGGATTAGGGGCACCTTATTGGGATCAAAGAGCTAGAGGGACTATTGTTGGAATTACTAGGGGGACTTCTTCTGCACATTTTGTTCGTGCAGCTTTAGAAAGTATTGCTTTTCAAAATATGGATGTACTAAAAGCAATGGAAGCAGATTCTGGGATTTCTATTAAAGAAATTCGTGTAGATGGAGGTGCTACAGTAAATAAATTATTAATGCAATTTCAATCTGATATTTTAAATGTAAAAGTTGTTAAATCTAAAATTTCTGAACTTACAGCAGCAGGAGCAGCTTATTTAGCTGGATTAGCTGTAAATTATTGGAATAGTCTTGAAGAAATTCAAGATAATTGGAAAATGGACCAGATTTTTGAACCGAAAAGGATGTCCAGTCGTTTGGAAAGAATTCAAGGTTGGAAAAAAGCGATAAAAACAACCCGTACTTGGTCTAGTAAGTAA
- the rplT gene encoding 50S ribosomal protein L20 — MPRSTNSVYSRRKRKKILKLAKGFYGARSKVYTIAKNAVEKSFSYAFLGRKKKKKYFRSLWIQRINAGSRKYGISYSKFMKKISDKSIKINRKFLSDFSMNHPDIFKKIVDDITL, encoded by the coding sequence ATGCCAAGATCTACAAATTCTGTTTACTCAAGACGAAAAAGAAAAAAAATACTTAAATTAGCGAAAGGATTTTATGGAGCTAGAAGTAAGGTTTATACAATTGCTAAAAATGCGGTAGAAAAATCTTTTAGTTATGCTTTTTTAGGAAGAAAAAAAAAGAAAAAATATTTTAGATCTCTTTGGATTCAACGTATTAATGCTGGATCACGTAAATATGGAATTTCTTACTCCAAGTTTATGAAAAAAATATCTGATAAAAGTATTAAAATTAATAGAAAATTTCTTTCAGATTTTTCTATGAATCATCCGGATATTTTCAAAAAAATAGTGGATGATATTACCTTATAA
- the thrS gene encoding threonine--tRNA ligase has translation MDHIKIGKKLKFFIFSDRVGSGLPLWLPRGTILRKNLENFLTDIQKKSGYEMIITPHIGHKKLYVISGHWNKYGKDSFKPIQTPHSEEEFLLKPMNCPHHCEIYRSQEWSYRDLPKRFAEFGTVYRYEQSGELHGLTRVRGFTQDDAHIFCTYDQLLEEFKKVINLFFHVFRRLGFLEYTVRVSLRDPKKINNYIGSEKNWKKAEKAILLAVKEEKIESTIHYGEAAFYGPKLDFLIKDSLGRNWQLGTIQVDYNLPERFDLYYRGKNNEKHRPVMIHRAPFGSLERIIAILIEHTKGNLPLWMVPNQVVILPISDKYIVYAKKILNLMLNYNIRVFIDKRNEKIDKKIRDSEENKIPYMIILGEKEVITQTISLRKHGLGHIGILSISNGINTIFKEIN, from the coding sequence ATGGATCACATAAAAATAGGAAAAAAATTGAAATTTTTTATTTTTTCTGATAGAGTTGGATCAGGATTACCATTATGGTTGCCTAGAGGCACAATTTTAAGAAAAAATTTAGAAAATTTTTTAACAGATATTCAAAAAAAATCTGGATATGAGATGATTATTACTCCACATATTGGACATAAAAAATTATATGTTATAAGTGGACATTGGAATAAATATGGAAAAGATAGTTTTAAACCTATTCAAACTCCTCATTCAGAAGAAGAATTTCTTTTAAAACCAATGAATTGTCCTCATCATTGTGAAATTTATCGTTCACAGGAATGGTCCTATCGCGATCTTCCTAAACGTTTTGCAGAATTTGGTACCGTATATCGTTATGAGCAAAGTGGTGAACTTCATGGACTTACAAGAGTAAGAGGATTTACTCAAGATGATGCACATATTTTTTGTACTTATGATCAGTTATTGGAAGAATTTAAAAAAGTAATAAATTTATTTTTTCATGTATTTCGTCGTTTAGGTTTTTTAGAATATACAGTTAGAGTATCACTTAGAGATCCCAAAAAAATAAATAATTATATTGGATCTGAAAAAAATTGGAAAAAAGCTGAGAAAGCTATACTTTTAGCGGTAAAAGAAGAAAAAATAGAATCTACGATTCATTATGGAGAAGCTGCTTTTTATGGTCCTAAACTGGATTTTCTTATTAAAGATTCTTTGGGAAGAAATTGGCAATTAGGAACTATTCAAGTAGATTATAATTTACCTGAAAGGTTTGATTTATATTATAGAGGTAAAAATAATGAAAAGCACCGTCCAGTAATGATACACAGAGCTCCATTTGGTTCTTTAGAACGTATTATAGCTATTTTGATAGAACATACAAAGGGGAACCTTCCTTTATGGATGGTACCTAATCAAGTGGTAATACTTCCTATAAGTGATAAATATATAGTTTATGCAAAAAAAATTTTAAATTTGATGTTAAATTATAATATTCGTGTTTTTATTGATAAAAGAAACGAGAAAATTGATAAAAAAATCAGAGATTCGGAAGAAAATAAAATTCCTTATATGATTATTTTGGGGGAAAAAGAAGTAATTACTCAAACTATTTCATTACGAAAACATGGATTAGGTCATATAGGAATATTATCTATTTCCAACGGAATAAACACTATTTTTAAAGAAATTAATTAA
- the ruvX gene encoding Holliday junction resolvase RuvX: protein MKKILGIDYGKRITGLSISDISQVFSFGLKSIPTKKLMDFLDIFIVTEKIEKIVIGLPKTLKNKNFLIEKYIQKFIFKFHKKYPKILIDRLDERFTSKIAFYTMIELGIKKKKKNILNKISATLILQSYLSKKKKKN from the coding sequence ATGAAAAAAATTTTGGGGATAGATTACGGAAAAAGGATAACTGGTTTGTCTATATCAGATATTTCACAAGTATTTTCCTTTGGATTAAAATCTATTCCAACTAAAAAATTAATGGATTTTTTGGATATTTTTATAGTTACCGAAAAAATAGAAAAAATTGTTATAGGGTTACCTAAAACATTAAAAAATAAAAATTTTTTAATAGAAAAATATATTCAAAAATTTATTTTTAAATTTCATAAAAAATATCCTAAAATATTAATAGATAGATTAGATGAACGTTTTACATCTAAAATTGCTTTTTACACTATGATCGAACTAGGGATAAAAAAAAAGAAAAAAAATATTTTAAATAAAATTAGTGCTACCCTAATTTTACAATCTTATCTTTCAAAAAAAAAGAAAAAAAATTAA
- a CDS encoding MIP/aquaporin family protein — MTKIYAEIIGTMILVFLGNGVVANVLLSKTKGNGAGWLTITVGWALAVFIGILVSYPYSGGHLNPSVTIGFAITGKLNWNLVPFYIFAQFIGAMLGALLVWIFYKDHFLETKKEQDKLSVFSTGPTIKNFFSNFLSEVLATFIFMLVNCYLTKKYPIVGLGILGAFLSSLVVLGIGLSLGGTTGCAINPARDLGPRIIYSIIPIPGKGKSNWDYAFVPVLGPIVGSSGAAALYLLLFS, encoded by the coding sequence ATGACAAAAATATATGCCGAGATTATAGGAACTATGATTTTAGTATTTTTAGGAAATGGAGTAGTAGCTAACGTACTTTTGTCAAAAACAAAAGGAAATGGGGCAGGATGGTTAACTATTACTGTAGGATGGGCTTTAGCAGTTTTTATAGGTATTTTAGTATCTTATCCTTATAGTGGAGGACATTTAAATCCATCTGTAACAATAGGGTTTGCCATAACTGGTAAGTTAAATTGGAATCTTGTCCCTTTTTATATTTTTGCTCAATTTATTGGAGCAATGTTAGGTGCTTTATTAGTATGGATTTTCTATAAAGATCATTTTTTAGAAACTAAGAAAGAACAAGATAAATTATCTGTTTTCAGTACAGGCCCTACTATAAAAAATTTTTTTTCTAACTTTTTAAGCGAAGTATTGGCTACATTTATTTTTATGTTGGTGAATTGTTACCTTACAAAAAAATATCCTATTGTAGGATTAGGGATTTTAGGGGCTTTTTTATCTTCTTTAGTTGTTTTGGGAATTGGATTATCTTTAGGTGGAACTACGGGTTGTGCAATTAATCCAGCTCGTGATTTAGGTCCAAGGATTATATATTCTATAATTCCAATTCCTGGAAAAGGTAAAAGTAACTGGGATTATGCATTTGTTCCTGTTTTAGGACCAATTGTAGGTAGTTCAGGAGCTGCTGCATTATATTTATTGTTATTCTCATAA
- the infC gene encoding translation initiation factor IF-3: MEFLSIQDAIQLSIDKGLDLVEINPKVDPPICKILDYKKFLYEQKKKKKQFKAKQIKVNTKEIRFGPQIGDHDGKVKIKSAEKFLMRGDKVKVFVFFKGRSIVYKDQGKIKLLKFAEEIEEYGKVEQMPVMEGKRMYMILAPKKI, translated from the coding sequence ATGGAATTTTTATCCATTCAAGATGCAATTCAATTATCTATAGATAAAGGATTAGATTTGGTGGAGATAAACCCAAAAGTTGATCCTCCAATATGTAAAATATTGGATTATAAAAAATTCCTATATGAACAAAAGAAAAAAAAGAAGCAATTTAAAGCAAAACAAATTAAGGTAAATACTAAAGAAATCCGATTTGGACCACAAATCGGAGATCATGATGGAAAAGTTAAAATAAAAAGTGCTGAAAAATTTTTAATGAGGGGGGATAAAGTAAAAGTTTTTGTTTTTTTCAAAGGGCGTTCTATAGTATATAAAGACCAAGGAAAAATTAAATTGCTAAAATTTGCAGAAGAAATTGAAGAATATGGAAAAGTTGAACAAATGCCAGTTATGGAAGGAAAAAGAATGTACATGATATTAGCCCCAAAAAAAATTTAG